In the Topomyia yanbarensis strain Yona2022 chromosome 3, ASM3024719v1, whole genome shotgun sequence genome, one interval contains:
- the LOC131692015 gene encoding coatomer subunit epsilon, with protein sequence MSRHSNEVDELFDVKNSFYIGNYQHCINEAQKITKPSLEKDTFLYRAYIAQHKYRVVLDGIRSNSDNPLLALRYLAEYLSDKSRREVIVSLFDDKFKGDISELDVTWIIVGSIVYCYEGTYESALKILHGNFHLECLSLQLQCLLHMSRVDLAKQVLQTMQEKDDDATLTQLSQAWLNIQLGGEKLQDAFFIFQDFCDKFSPSLLLLNGQAVCYIGQQKYEDAENVLLECLNRDPNNYDTLINLLLLSQQKEKNNNQFNRYLSQVLDQHKDSALLATYNKKQAEFDRLVLQYGPSNNKSVEDIVA encoded by the exons ATGAGTCGGCACTCAAACGAGGTCGATGAATTATTCGACGTGAAAAATTCTTTTTACATTGGCAACTATCAACACTGCATAAATGAGGCACAAAAGATTACT AAACCATCGCTTGAAAAGGATACCTTTCTTTACCGAGCTTATATTGCCCAGCACAAGTATCGCGTGGTACTCGATGGTATCAGGTCAAATAGTGACAATCCATTGTTGGCACTCCGTTACTTAGCTGAGTATCTGTCGGATAAATCTCGTCGCGAAGTAATCGTGAGTTTGTTCGATGATAAGTTCAAAGGGGATATCAGTGAGCTGGATGTAACTTGGATCATTGTGGGTTCTATTGTGTACTGCTACGAAGGAACTTATGAATCGGCACTGAA AATATTACACGGAAATTTTCACCTGGAATGCTTATCACTACAACTACAATGTTTGCTGCACATGTCCCGGGTGGATCTTGCCAAGCAGGTGCTGCAAACCATGCAGGAGAAGGATGATGACGCGACCCTAACACAACTTTCGCAGGCCTGGTTGAACATCCAGCTTGGTGGCGAAAAGCTTCAGGatgcttttttcattttccaagaTTTCTGCGACAAGTTTTCTccatcgctgctgctgctgaacgGCCAAGCTGTATGCTATATAGGCCAGCAAAAGTACGAAGATGCGGAAAATGTTCTGCTGGAGTGCTTGAACCGTGATCCAAACAACTATGACACGTTGATCAATCTACTTTTGCTGTCGCAACAGAAGGAAAAGAACAACAATCAGTTCAATCGGTATCTCTCCCAGGTGTTGGATCAGCACAAGGATAGCGCATTGCTGGCTACATATAACAAGAAACAGGCGGAATTTGATCGACTAGTGCTACAATATGGACCGTCGAACAATAAATCTGTGGAAGATATTGTTGCCTAA